The Chiloscyllium plagiosum isolate BGI_BamShark_2017 unplaced genomic scaffold, ASM401019v2 scaf_57665, whole genome shotgun sequence genomic interval TTGTGctcacccctccccctcctcccacaAGGAGGGGGGCGTGTCCGTTTGGAATTGAGAATGAGAACGCGGTGACTCGGCCTTCCATTCCCATTATGGATCGAACGCCCATGTAGGGGGTGCGCGCGGGGCAGACGGAGACAGGGGAACGCCCTGCTCCCGCCTATTCCGTCCGACGATGGCAATCAGAGGAGTTCACCGGCGCTGAGGACCGGCCCCCCGGTATCCCCATATTAGGAGTGTGTGACCTTTTTTGCCGCACCGAGGCGCGCCCTCATTGTAAACAGATAAAGGCTTCTCTTATAATGTACATAACTTCCGTTTCAATGTAACAGTAGCGAAGCGAGGCAGTATGGCGGAGCGTGGTCAGCCACCCGCAAAACGGCTCTGCTGCAGGCCCGGCTTTAACCCTTCCAAAGCGCCGCAGAGGGCGGCCCCGACCGGCAAAAGCTACAAGCCGGAGTCGCTGCTGGACATTAGTGCCAGGAAAGTAGCGGAGAAGTGGCCTTTCCAGCAAGTGGAAGAGCGTTTCACCCGCATCCCGGAGCCCGTTCAGAGGCGAATCGTCTACTGGTCGTTCCCCAGGAATGAACGGGAAATTTGCATGTATTCCTCATTCAATTATTCGGCCGAGGACGGAGGGGACGACGAGAGCAGATTGCCTTTTAAACGGGGCATCGCGCTGCTGGAAAGCGGCTGCGTGGACAATGTCCTTCAAGTCGGTAagtattccccccccccccatacacaTCCCTCCTCCTTTTTCCCCCCTCGGGCTCTTTAACTAGACCTGAAGCCCAGAGGAGAATGCATTCTGTGCCCACGTCAGGAATTTAAAGAGCAAGCCAGGTGAAGAAGTGTGCACAATACACCCTTTCTTTTAAAGGGACAGCATTCCGTCTGATGACTCGGGACAGCGTTGGATTTTAACCCTGTCAACTCTCAGCCTGATGTTTCTTTCAGATACGA includes:
- the LOC122546023 gene encoding zinc finger SWIM domain-containing protein 6-like, with the protein product MAERGQPPAKRLCCRPGFNPSKAPQRAAPTGKSYKPESLLDISARKVAEKWPFQQVEERFTRIPEPVQRRIVYWSFPRNEREICMYSSFNYSAEDGGDDESRLPFKRGIALLESGCVDNVLQVDTTRSWCRLFEMLAATKEFPPPLPKKNTPDLSKKMASCFAALFFFLLFVKICCFEMFARMCHATGQGAIKMFASGGNSKIPLVPQKDGSLGNLADLKKTRIWIQEFQ